The region CTGAGGGGCAGCAGGAGCCAGCCCAGGGCCGCAGGGGCGTATACGCCCACCAGCATGGCGCCGATAGCTCCCATGGTCAGCTGCCCCGGCGCGCCGATATTGAACAGACCGGTACGGAACGCGAACGCCACACTGAGGCCGGTGAAGATCAGTGGTGTGGCCAACTTCAGGCTGTCGAGCAGCGGGTTGAGGCTGGTGACCGGCGCAAACAAAGAGGAATACACGAAGTAGACCAGATCACTCTTGGCCAGCCAGCTTCCCCACAGCGTGAGCGGCTGGCCACTCAGGTTCACCACTGGCTGCACAATCAGGACCACCAGGGCGCCAACAACCACGGCCAGACCAATGGCCACGGCCGGAACCAGCAGGCTGCGCAGCCGGTTCAGACGGTCCCACACCTTTGGGCGGGCGCTCAGACCTGCCCCGGCGGCAATCAGGCCACCAAGAATGGGAAGGACCAACCCCAGATGCATGCCACCACCGTCATAAAAATTCCGCAGCTGTCGCTTGGCCCCCGGCCTCAGCGCGGTATCAGAGGCTACGCGGGCCATCTCGCTGTTCAGGCCGCCGCCCAGCAGCAGCACCGCTGCCAGGGCAGACAGAAAACTCAGCAGGCCGGTCAGCCAGAACCACCGCTCGCGCCGGACTGCGCCAAAAATGGTCGCCGCCAGCAGAGCCAGGGTCAGCCAGCCTAACGTCACGGTGGCTCCCACAGCCGGTAGCGGCGTCTCGGGATTGGACGTCAGGTTCAGGACTGAGCCACTGAGATGCAGCAGCGCAGCGTCAGCGGTAAAACCGCGTCCGAGCGTGGCCAGAGGGAAGAGCAGCATCCCGGCCGCTGCCGTAGTGGCCGCAGCCAGGGCGATGCGCGCCGCGGTCTGAGAAGGGCGCGGGTGAGGATCGTGGGTCACCTCGGTATTGTAAGGGCCGATACGTCAGGTGGCGACGTCCGGTGGGGCCGTATGCCTGCTATGCTCCTGGGCGGTATGGAACGGACTTTTGCCATGATTAAGCCCGACGGTGTACGCCGCGGTCTGACGCCCGAAATTCTTGCTCGTATTGCCCGCAAGGGCTACCGGGTGGTAGGTCTCAAGCAGATGGTGATTGCCCGCGAGACCGCCGAGAACCATTACGGCGAGCACAGGGAACGCCCCTTCTTCGGTGAACTGGTGGATTTCATCACCGGTGGGCCTGTGGTGGCCATTGCCCTCGAAGGCGAGAATGCAATTGCTGGCTGGCGCGCCATGATGGGCGCGACCAACCCGGCCAATGCTGCGCCTGGCACCATCCGCGCTGATTTCGCGACCACCACCGGAGAGAACGTGACTCACGGCAGCGACAGCGCTGAGAGTGCCCAGCGCGAACTTGCCCTGTTTTTCCAGGAAGGCGAACTGCTCGCCTGAGTTTGTCGGACGTATGCCCGGCCTGTCCAGCAGGCTGGGGTTTTTTATGGTTTGAATGAGGAAAGAATGAGCTTTTAAGGGTTGTGTAAGATATCGCACTTTATGCTGACTCATACGCCATGAACTCAACTGGGAGCATCCTCGAACAGCGTTTTCAGGCCATCCGCCTGAATGTCGTTCTTGCGGTGACCACCGCTTTCGTGGTGTTTTCTGGGATTACCAATCTGGTTGACCCACCCCCTGACCTGAACGCCATAGTGAGCAGTCCCAAAACCTGGCTTGCCGTCATGACCCTCAGTGCTGGCCTGATCTGCCTCTACCGGCCAGACACCCTGAAGATCGTGGTTGGCATCCTTCTGGCCCTGACCATGTTCAGCCTGCCCATTGAAGTGCGCTGGCACATCGACCACCGGGCTGTGCCCATGAATATGTTTGTCTGGCTGATGGTGTACCTGCTCTGCGCCTATGTGGTGTTTGGGACCCGGGTGGGGGGGATCCTCAATGCCGTGAGCCTGGGGATCATGCTGCTGGCGCTGGTATCGGACCCGCCCACCATGCCGATGCTGGTGTCCTCCTGGCTGACCGGACTGATCGTGCTGAGTGTTCTGGGGGTGCTGGGCTACTCGATCATCCACTTCATTGAAATCAACCTGCTGCTGCATGCACAGGACAACGTGCGCCTGCGCGCAGCGCGCCTTGACGCACTAACTGGCGTGTATGGCCGGGGAGCTATCGAGGAAGAACTCAAGCGTTCCATGCACACGGCCCGGGAAGCCAACACGGCCGTCAGTATTGTCGTGACCGACATTGATCACTTCAAGAGTGTCAATGACCTGCACGGCCACATGGCCGGTGACGACGTCCTGCGCGCGGTGGCCAAGTGCCTGCGGCGGAATGTACGCCGGATAGGCGGGGTAGTGGGCCGCTGGGGCGGCGAAGAGTTCGTGGTGCTGCTGCCCGGCATTTCACGCACCGACGCCCTGGTTGTGGCTGAGCAGCTTCGCCGTGAACTCAGTGCGGTTCCCCTGGGGGGACTGCCCATCACTGCCAGCTTTGGCGTGGCGGCTTACCGGGGCACAGGGGACAGCCCTGAGAAGATGTTCAGCCGGGCAGATCTGGCAATGTATGAGGCAAAACGTGCCGGACGCAACGCCGTGCGCTGATTGTGGTGCGGGCCCTCCACTCAGTCAGCCGGTCGGAAGGCCGGCAGCTGCCGGTTGTCGTACTGCGTGGCATAGCCGCGTGTCAGCAGCTGTAGTCCACCAGGTACCGGACGAAGCAGCACATCGCGCAGCCGGCCACTGGTGAACAACCGGCCCGGCCCCTGAGGAGTCCGGACGGTGCGGAAGACTGAATTTCCTTTCAGCAGTTCAGCCTGAAGCGACCCTGGAGCCCGCACGGTCACCGCCCAGATGGCCGGCCGGGCTTCACTGTTGTATTCCACCGTGACGGTCTGCCCAGGCAGCGGCGGGTTCCGATGCCAGATAGCCCGGCGACGTCCAGCTCCCAGACGAATTTTTTCATCAGCCCGGGCGTCGTAGGTGCCGGTGGCGGTAAACAGCAGCCGCGCTGTCAGGTCAGGCTCTGCTTTTGAGCCGCAGGCAGTGGTCAGCAGCGCGGCTGACAGCAGCGTGACGGGCAGGAATCCGGCAGACAGCCTGGGCAGGAAACGCTGGGGCTTCACGCAGCGCACCATAGCGCCCGCATGGGGTGCGCCCTGTGCCACCATGACATGTGATGACTGCCGCCCAGCTCAGCCTGATTACAACCGGGGCACTGCTGGGGGGGCTGTTGCTGCTGGGGCTGTCGCTGCAGTTGGGGTGGCGGCGCAATCAGGCACGCTGGCCGCACCACGCCCTGTTTTTTGCCGTATGCCTGGGGACGGGTTGCTCGCTGATGTTGACCATCCATGCGGGCCTGCAAGGCTGGGCCCTGGCGCCAGCACTGATCCTGCTGCTGACCATGCCCCGGACACGGCCGGGCAGCGCCAGCCACTGGCAGAGGGCCGTGCTGGTGGCCCTGGCCTACACAGTGGGTGCCTGGATCAGCTGGTGACAGCCTCGGGCCCACTGTCCAGCTCACTTTGACGAATCATCTTCCTGACCCTGCGAGTACACACGCTGGCTGCATCAAACGATTTCACGTGGATCACAACAGAACCATGGACGTCATGTGCTGGCCTTGTTGCCAGAAAGCACTGGACAGTGGACGGGTGCCGGTGTGGCCGAGGTCGGGCCGCATGCCCCGTGGGCTGACTGCTAGCCTGCATTCATGACCATCGCCGCCCGGCCCGAGACCCTGCTGATCCAGGGAATGCTCGCGCGCCGCACCACCAACGGGTCCTTCCGGCCGGACCCGGTCAGCCGCGAGCACCAACATCTGCTGATGCGCGTGGCCCAGGCCGCGCCGAGCCACTTCAACAGTCAGCCGTGGCGTTTTGTCCTGATCGAAAACTCCCAGACCATCCAGGAGATTGCCCGCATTTCCGGAGAGAGCATGACCGAGCTGATCGAGGCTGGTGTGTTTTTCGAGCGGTACCGCCGGTACTTCCGCTTCAGCGAGGCCGAGATGAACGCCCGGCGTGACGGTATTCATATCGATCACCTGCCCGGACCGCTGCGCCCGTTTACCCGGCAGGTTTTCAGCGACGCTGGCCTGCGGCTGATGCGGCAACTCGGCGTTCCGCGCAAACTGGGCGAGGACAACCGCCGCCTGGTGGCCGGCAGCCCGCTGCTCCTGGCAGCGCTGCTGGATAAGACGGAGTACCACCCGGGTGAACTCAGTGGGTTCTACAGCGTGTTCGGTCTGGGAGCAGCCATAGAGAACATCTGGAATGCGGTGGGCGCTCTTGGCATGGGCATTCAGTTTGTCAGCACTCCTATGGAAATTCCCCGGCAGTGGCAGGCTATCGGTGGACTGCTGCGCGTGCCGGATCACCTTGAACTGATGGCGGTGTACCGGCTGGGATATCTGCCGGACGAGGACAGGCGGCCAGCCATCGACTGGAGCAGCCGCCACCGCAAGCACCTGGAGCAGTTTGTCTCGCGTGAAACCTGTGACCTGCCGGAGACCGAACCGCGCTGACCCGCCCCCTTCCATGCCGGGAGGCTGAGCCGAACATGAACAAACACCCCACGCGCCTTCAGGCGGGTCTGGTGCAGCGCCGCCAGAATAGCGGGCGGAGGAACCACTGCATGACTTTGACTGGAGCGACAGCCGCCCGCAGCGGCACATTCAGAATAGGCGGGGACCTGGAGGTCAACCGTCTGGGGTTCGGCGCCATGCGCGTTACGGGCACCGGCGTCTGGGGAGATCCGGACGACCGTGACGGGTCGCTGGCCACGCTGCGCCGCCTGCCCGAACTGGGCGTGAACTTTATCGACACGGCCGACAGTTACGGCCCCGCTGTCAGCGAGGAACTGCTGCGCGAAGCGCTGCATCCCTACGACACGGTCGTGATTGCGACCAAGGCGGGTTTCCTGCGCACTGGGCCCAATGTGTGGGTGCCGATGGGCCGCCCCGAGTACCTCAAGCAGCAGGCCGAACTGTCACGCCGGCGCCTGGGGGTTGACCGCATCGACCTGTGGCAGCTGCACCGGATTGATCCCAAGGTGCCGCGTGAGGAGCAGTTCGCGGCCATCAAGGAGATGATGGACGCCGGTATCATCCGCCACGCCGGACTCAGCGAGGTCAGTGTCGAGGAAATCGAGGCCGCGCGTGAGTATTTCCCGGTCTCAACCGTGCAGAACCTGTACAACCTGGTGCACCGCAAAAGTGAGGACGTTCTGGACTACTGCGAGCGCGAGGGGATCGGTTTTATTCCCTGGTATCCGCTGGCAGCGGGAAATCTGGCGCGAAAAGGCAGTGTGCTGGGTGATGTGGCTGAGCGCCTGGGAGCGACCCCTTCGCAGGTGGCACTGGCGTGGGTACTCAAGCGCAGCCCGGTGATGCTGCCCATTCCCGGCACCGGTAAGGTGCGTCACCTGGAGGAAAACGTGGCTGCGGCGCAGCTGAGTCTGAGCGACGAGGATTTCCATGCTCTGGACGAGGTCGGCCGGCAGGAGTGGGCCACCCAGAACAAGGATGCCTGAGTCCTGCATCCCCGTGTCCTGCTCCTGACCTCAGGAGACCTTGGGGCCACGCACACCTTCAATCCCGGCGGACCGACGCAGAATGCCGCGTATGTCCGCCGCTGTCCTGCCCGCCGTGCGCTCCCTGGTGACCGGGACACCGCCGTATCACACCTCGCAGTCTGAAATACAGGCTGCTGCCCAGACCCTGTTTCCAAGGATGGCCGCGCGTCCAGGCCTGCTGGAGGTCTTTGAGAATGCCCAGATCGGGTCACGTGCTCTGGCCCGTCCACTGGACTGGTACCTGCAGGAACGAGGCTTCGGAGAGAAGAACGCCGTGTTTCTCGAAGAGGCCCGCAGCCTGATTACGAGGCTGGCGCGTGAGGCTCTGACCCAGGCACAACTGGCCCCAGCCGACGTGGACGCGGTCATCGTGGTGAATACCAGCGGCCTGAGTACCCCCAGTCTGGATGCCTATCTGATCGAGACCCTGGGTCTGAACCGGCACGCGGCGCGGCTGCCACTGTGGGGGCTGGGGTGCGCCGGCGGAGCGTCCGGTCTGGCACGGGCGGCCGATCTGGTGCGGGCGGGATTCCGGCGCGTCCTGTATGTCGTGGTGGAGTTCTGCAGCCTGACGCTGGTCAAGGGAGACGAGTCCAAGAGCAACTTCGTCGGCACGGCGCTTTTTGCCGACGGCGCTGCGGCCCTGGTGGTGACAGCACCCGACGTGCCCGGACCCCCAGCCCTGGTCTCGCTGCACGGCGGATTTTCCACGCTCATTGAGGACAGCGCGGACATCATGGGCTGGGACGTCGTGGATAATGGGCTGAAAGTGCGTTTCAGCCGCGATATTCCCGCCCTGGTCCGGGAAATGATGCATGGCAATATAGAAGAAGCCCTGGCCTCGCACGGCTGGGAGCGTGCCGACCTGCAGACCTTTGTGGTGCACCCAGGTGGGGTTAAGGTGCTGACTGCCTACGAGGAAGCGCTTGGGCTGCCGCCCTGTGCCCTTGATGCCAGCCGCACGGTTCTGCGGCAGTTTGGCAACATGAGCAGTGTGACGGTGCTGTTCGTGCTGGCTGAAACATTAAAAACCCGGCCAGTTGGCCGGGCCCTGCTGTCGGCCATGGGTCCGGGCTTCAGTGCCGAGCACGTGTTGCTGGGTTTCCCCACTCCCTGAAACCGGTTCGAGGCGGGAGTATCTGATTCCCGCCCTGATGCTGAGTCGCTATGCGCGCCGGTTGATTGGCTGTGCACCGTCGAGTTCACCAGTGACGTCCTGCGGCGTTTGATCCACCTGACGTCCTTTTTCCTGCATACCCTGATCCTGCACCTGCTTGATGCCCTCCAGGCCCTGGGTATCCTTGTCGCCTCCCTGAGGGGCGTCTGACTGGGCAGGCTGATTCTTGTCGTTACTCATCGTATGACCTCCCTGTGGTGAGGACTTCAGGCTAGGTGCCCTCCGCATGGGACGGACAAGAGGAGCCTTCAGGTGTCCTCAGAAAGTAGGCGCATTACCTTTGCAGAATGGGGCCACCTACCCCAGCGCGCTGCATCACCTGACTGACGCTGGCTGCCAGTTCCGTGAGCAGATCAAATGCCGGCTGGTTGCCTGAATGCCGGCTGCGCTTCCTTGAACTGAAGGATGGAGGAGCAGTCAGGCAAGACGAGCAAGAGCCTCAGCGCGGCAGTGTTGAGGTGTTCACCTCGGCAGTTCCGCGCCGCACTGTGACGAGATCAAGCAACATCAGGGCGTGAGGGTCACTCGCATGTAAGGTCAATGGCATCTTCAGTGTGCCGGGAAATGCCGGGTCCTGCCCAGAAAGGTCATGTTGCCTTCACTGCTTTCTGCTTAAAAGACGAGGCGGCGCAAGTCCACTCCACCTCGCACACGAAGATAGAAATGTATCTGCGGACTCTGCCTGACTTGGAGCCAGAATCAGGGCGCCGACTCCAGCGGGACCTGAACCAGCGGCAGGTCATGACTCTGCGCCAGTTCAAGCCAGTACCGGGTCGGCTCGCAGATCAGTGTCGTTGTGGCATCTTCACCAA is a window of Deinococcus deserti VCD115 DNA encoding:
- the ndk gene encoding nucleoside-diphosphate kinase; translation: MERTFAMIKPDGVRRGLTPEILARIARKGYRVVGLKQMVIARETAENHYGEHRERPFFGELVDFITGGPVVAIALEGENAIAGWRAMMGATNPANAAPGTIRADFATTTGENVTHGSDSAESAQRELALFFQEGELLA
- a CDS encoding GGDEF domain-containing protein, yielding MNSTGSILEQRFQAIRLNVVLAVTTAFVVFSGITNLVDPPPDLNAIVSSPKTWLAVMTLSAGLICLYRPDTLKIVVGILLALTMFSLPIEVRWHIDHRAVPMNMFVWLMVYLLCAYVVFGTRVGGILNAVSLGIMLLALVSDPPTMPMLVSSWLTGLIVLSVLGVLGYSIIHFIEINLLLHAQDNVRLRAARLDALTGVYGRGAIEEELKRSMHTAREANTAVSIVVTDIDHFKSVNDLHGHMAGDDVLRAVAKCLRRNVRRIGGVVGRWGGEEFVVLLPGISRTDALVVAEQLRRELSAVPLGGLPITASFGVAAYRGTGDSPEKMFSRADLAMYEAKRAGRNAVR
- a CDS encoding nitroreductase family protein, with amino-acid sequence MTIAARPETLLIQGMLARRTTNGSFRPDPVSREHQHLLMRVAQAAPSHFNSQPWRFVLIENSQTIQEIARISGESMTELIEAGVFFERYRRYFRFSEAEMNARRDGIHIDHLPGPLRPFTRQVFSDAGLRLMRQLGVPRKLGEDNRRLVAGSPLLLAALLDKTEYHPGELSGFYSVFGLGAAIENIWNAVGALGMGIQFVSTPMEIPRQWQAIGGLLRVPDHLELMAVYRLGYLPDEDRRPAIDWSSRHRKHLEQFVSRETCDLPETEPR
- a CDS encoding aldo/keto reductase, which gives rise to MTLTGATAARSGTFRIGGDLEVNRLGFGAMRVTGTGVWGDPDDRDGSLATLRRLPELGVNFIDTADSYGPAVSEELLREALHPYDTVVIATKAGFLRTGPNVWVPMGRPEYLKQQAELSRRRLGVDRIDLWQLHRIDPKVPREEQFAAIKEMMDAGIIRHAGLSEVSVEEIEAAREYFPVSTVQNLYNLVHRKSEDVLDYCEREGIGFIPWYPLAAGNLARKGSVLGDVAERLGATPSQVALAWVLKRSPVMLPIPGTGKVRHLEENVAAAQLSLSDEDFHALDEVGRQEWATQNKDA
- a CDS encoding type III polyketide synthase; the encoded protein is MPRMSAAVLPAVRSLVTGTPPYHTSQSEIQAAAQTLFPRMAARPGLLEVFENAQIGSRALARPLDWYLQERGFGEKNAVFLEEARSLITRLAREALTQAQLAPADVDAVIVVNTSGLSTPSLDAYLIETLGLNRHAARLPLWGLGCAGGASGLARAADLVRAGFRRVLYVVVEFCSLTLVKGDESKSNFVGTALFADGAAALVVTAPDVPGPPALVSLHGGFSTLIEDSADIMGWDVVDNGLKVRFSRDIPALVREMMHGNIEEALASHGWERADLQTFVVHPGGVKVLTAYEEALGLPPCALDASRTVLRQFGNMSSVTVLFVLAETLKTRPVGRALLSAMGPGFSAEHVLLGFPTP